A window of the Brassica napus cultivar Da-Ae chromosome C5, Da-Ae, whole genome shotgun sequence genome harbors these coding sequences:
- the LOC106400740 gene encoding phytochrome A, protein MSGSRPSHSSEGSRRSRHSARIVAQTTVDAKLHADFEESGSSFDYSTSVRVTGPVVENQPPRSDKVTTTYLHHIQKGKLIQPFGCLLALDEKTFKVIAYSENAAELLTMASHAVPSVGEQGALGIGTDIRSLFTAPSASALQKALGFGDVSLLNPILVHCKTSAKPFYAIVHRVTGSIIVDFEPVKPYEVPMTAAGALQSYKLAAKAITRLQSLPSGSMERLCDTVVQEVFELTGYDRVMAYKFHDDDHGEVVSEVTKPGLEPYLGLHYPATDIPQAARFLFMKNKVRMIVDCNAKHVRVLQDEKLSSDLTLCGSTLRAPHSCHLQYMANMDSIASLVMAVVVNEEDGGEGDATAPDSTPPQKRKRLWGLVVCHNTTPRFVPFPLRYACEFLAQVFAIHVNKEVELENQIVEKNILRTQTLLCDMLMRDAPLGIVSQSPNIMDLVKCDGAALLYKDKVWKLGITPSEFHLQEIASWLCEYHTDSTGLSTDSLHDAGFPRALALGDSVCGMAAVRISSKDMIFWFRSHTAGEVRWGGAKHDPDDRDDARRMHPRSSFKAFLEVVKTRSLPWKDYEMDAIHSLQLILRNAFKDGETTDVNTKIIHSKLNDLKIDGIQELEAVTSEMVRLIETATVPILAVDSDGLVNGWNTKITELTGLPVDEAIGKHLLTHVEDSSVEIVKRMLENALEGTEEQNVQFEIKTHLSRADAGPISLVVNACASRDLHENVVGVCFVAHDLTGQKTVMDKFTRIEGDYKAIIQNPNPLIPPIFGTDEFGWCTEWNPAMSKLTGLKREEVMDKMLLGEVFGTQKSCCRLKNQEAFVNLGIVLNNAVTSQEAEKVPFAFFTRGGKYVECLLCVSKKLDREGVVTGVFCFLQLASHELQQALHVQRLAERTALKRLKALAYIKRQIRNPLSGIMFTRKMMEGSELGPEQRRILQTSALCQKQLSKILDDSDLESIIEGCLDLEMKEFSLNEVLTASTSQVMMKSNGKSVRITNDTGEEVMSDTLYGDSIRLQQVLADFILMSVNFTPSGGELTVTASLRKDQLGRSVHLAYLEIRITHTGAGLPEFLLNQMFGTEEDTSEEGLSLMVSRKLVKLMNGDVQYLRQAGKSSFIITAELAAANK, encoded by the exons ATGTCAGGCTCTAGGCCGAGCCACTCCTCCGAGGGCTCAAGGCGGTCAAGACACAGCGCTAGGATCGTTGCGCAGACCACCGTTGATGCAAAGCTCCACGCTGACTTCGAGGAATCAGGCAGCTCCTTTGACTACTCAACCTCGGTCCGCGTCACCGGACCCGTTGTGGAGAACCAGCCGCCAAGGTCTGACAAGGTGACCACCACCTATCTCCATCACATACAGAAGGGAAAACTGATTCAGCCCTTCGGTTGTTTGCTCGCCCTGGATGAGAAGACCTTCAAAGTCATTGCCTACAGCGAGAACGCCGCCGAGCTCTTGACGATGGCCAGTCATGCGGTTCCCAGCGTTGGCGAACAGGGTGCTCTAGGCATAGGGACGGACATAAGGAGCCTCTTCACTGCTCCTAGCGCCTCTGCGTTGCAGAAAGCGCTAGGATTCGGTGACGTCTCCCTGTTGAACCCCATTCTCGTGCATTGCAAGACTTCCGCAAAGCCCTTCTACGCGATTGTGCACAGGGTCACAGGGAGCATCATCGTCGACTTCGAACCGGTGAAGCCTTACGAAGTTCCCATGACTGCTGCTGGTGCTTTGCAATCGTACAAGCTAGCTGCAAAGGCGATCACTAGGCTGCAGTCTTTGCCCAGCGGGAGCATGGAGAGGCTCTGCGACACGGTGGTTCAGGAGGTTTTCGAGCTCACCGGGTATGACAGAGTGATGGCTTATAAGTTTCACGACGATGATCACGGAGAGGTCGTCTCCGAGGTCACAAAGCCTGGTCTAGAGCCTTACCTTGGTCTCCATTATCCAGCCACGGACATCCCTCAAGCGGCTCGTTTTCTCTTTATGAAGAACAAGGTTCGGATGATCGTTGACTGCAACGCAAAACATGTGAGGGTGCTTCAAGACGAAAAGCTTTCCTCTGATCTCACCTTGTGCGGCTCCACGCTTAGAGCGCCTCACAGCTGTCATCTGCAGTACATGGCCAACATGGATTCTATTGCATCTCTTGTTATGGCGGTTGTGGTAAACGAGGAGGACGGAGGAGAAGGGGACGCCACCGCCCCTGATTCCACCCCGCCTCAGAAGAGGAAGAGGCTATGGGGTCTGGTGGTTTGTCACAACACAACTCCGAGGTTCGTCCCGTTTCCTCTCAGGTACGCTTGTGAGTTTCTAGCGCAAGTGTTTGCGATACACGTCAACAAGGAGGTGGAGCTGGAGAACCAGATTGTTGAGAAGAACATCTTGCGCACGCAGACGCTCCTGTGCGATATGCTGATGCGTGACGCTCCGCTGGGGATTGTCTCGCAGAGCCCCAACATAATGGACCTTGTGAAATGCGATGGAGCAGCTCTCTTGTACAAAGACAAGGTATGGAAGCTGGGGATAACTCCGAGCGAGTTCCATCTCCAGGAGATAGCTTCGTGGCTGTGCGAGTACCACACTGACTCGACTGGTCTGAGCACTGATAGCTTGCACGACGCTGGGTTTCCTAGAGCTCTAGCTCTTGGAGACTCGGTCTGCGGAATGGCGGCTGTGAGGATCTCGTCGAAAGACATGATCTTCTGGTTCCGTTCTCACACCGCTGGGGAAGTGAGATGGGGAGGTGCGAAGCATGATCCAGACGATAGGGATGACGCGAGGAGAATGCACCCGAGGTCTTCCTTCAAGGCCTTCCTCGAAGTGGTGAAAACAAGGAGTTTACCTTGGAAGGACTATGAGATGGATGCCATACACTCCTTGCAGCTTATTCTGAGGAACGCTTTCAAGGATGGGGAAACTACCGATGTGAATACGAAGATCATTCACTCGAAGCTTAATGATCTGAAGATTGATGGTATACAAGAGCTAGAAGCTGTCACTAGCGAGATGGTTCGTTTGATCGAGACTGCCACTGTGCCGATATTGGCGGTTGATTCTGATGGATTGGTTAATGGTTGGAACACGAAGATTACTGAGCTGACTGGTCTTCCTGTTGATGAAGCAATCGGGAAGCATCTCCTCACACATGTTGAggattcttcagttgaaatcgTTAAGAGGATGTTAGAAAATGCATTAGAAG GAACCGAGGAGCAGAATGTCCAATTTGAGATCAAGACGCATCTGTCAAGAGCTGATGCTGGACCAATAAGTCTAGTGGTAAACGCATGCGCAAGTAGAGATCTCCATGAAAACGTGGTTGGTGTGTGCTTTGTAGCTCATGATCTCACCGGACAGAAGACTGTGATGGACAAGTTCACTCGCATTGAAGGTGATTACAAGGCCATCATCCAGAATCCAAACCCTCTGATCCCTCCCATATTCGGCACCGACGAGTTCGGGTGGTGCACGGAGTGGAATCCAGCGATGTCAAAGCTAACCGGTCTGAAGCGAGAGGAAGTGATGGACAAGATGCTGCTGGGAGAAGTGTTCGGGACGCAGAAGTCGTGTTGCCGTCTGAAGAATCAAGAAGCGTTTGTGAACCTTGGGATTGTGCTGAACAACGCTGTTACTAGCCAGGAGGCAGAGAAAGTGCCATTTGCTTTTTTTACGAGAGGTGGAAAGTATGTGGAGTGCCTGCTGTGTGTGAGTAAGAAGCTAGACAGGGAAGGTGTGGTGACGGGCGTCTTCTGTTTCCTGCAGCTCGCTAGCCATGAGCTGCAGCAAGCCTTACATGTTCAGCGTCTAGCTGAGCGAACCGCGTTGAAGAGATTAAAGGCCTTAGCTTACATTAAAAGACAGATAAGGAATCCGCTCTCCGGTATCATGTTTACTAGAAAAATGATGGAAGGGTCTGAGTTAGGACCAGAGCAGAGAAGGATTTTGCAAACTAGCGCTTTGTGTCAGAAGCAGCTCAGCAAGATCCTGGATGATTCTGATCTCGAAAGCATCATTGAAGG GTGCTTGGATCTGGAGATGAAAGAGTTCAGCTTAAACGAAGTGTTGACTGCTTCCACTAGTCAAGTAATGATGAAGAGTAACGGAAAGAGCGTTAGGATAACAAATGATACAGGAGAAGAAGTGATGTCTGATACTTTGTATGGAGACAGCATTAGGCTTCAGCAAGTCTTGGCAGACTTCATACTGATGTCTGTTAACTTTACACCGTCAGGAGGAGAGCTAACTGTTACAGCTTCCCTGAGGAAAGATCAGCTCGGACGATCTGTGCATCTTGCTTATTTAGAGatcag AATAACGCATACAGGAGCTGGGTTGCCAGAGTTTTTGCTAAACCAAATGTTTGGAACTGAGGAAGATACGTCGGAGGAAGGACTAAGCTTGATGGTTAGCCGGAAGCTAGTGAAGCTGATGAATGGAGATGTTCAGTACTTGAGACAAGCTGGGAAGTCGAGTTTTATCATCACTGCAGAACTCGCTGCAGCAAACAAGTAG
- the LOC106397432 gene encoding germin-like protein subfamily 2 member 1, whose amino-acid sequence MASQTQFLSISLALVAFLFFIRVSADPDMLQDLCVADLSSGIKVNGFPCKDAANITSLDFFSQGIANPGLTNNTFGALVTGANVMTIPGLNTLGVSLARIDYAPGGLNPPHTHPRATEVVYVLEGTLDVGFLTTANKLIAQSLKKGDVFAFPKGLVHFQKNNGRVPASVVAAFNSQLPGTQSLGATLFGSTPPVPDSILAQAFQTSPGTVKHIKTKFQPKK is encoded by the exons ATGGCTTCTCAAACTCAATTTCTCTCCATCTCCCTCGCCCTCGTcgccttcctcttcttcattagAGTCTCCGCGGACCCCGACATGCTCCAAGACCTCTGTGTAGCTGATCTCTCCTCCG GAATCAAAGTCAACGGCTTCCCTTGCAAAGACGCAGCCAACATCACATCGCTCGATTTCTTCTCACAAGGAATAGCGAATCCAGGCCTCACCAACAACACGTTCGGTGCCTTGGTGACAGGCGCGAACGTGATGACCATCCCTGGACTCAACACGCTCGGCGTCTCCCTCGCTCGCATCGACTACGCGCCGGGGGGCTTAAACCCGCCTCACACGCACCCTCGCGCCACCGAAGTCGTCTACGTCCTCGAAGGAACACTCGACGTCGGGTTCCTCACGACGGCCAACAAGCTCATCGCTCAGTCTCTCAAGAAAGGCGACGTCTTTGCTTTCCCCAAAGGACTTGTTCATTTCCAGAAGAACAATGGTCGTGTCCCTGCTTCTGTTGTAGCTGCTTTCAACAGTCAGCTTCCTGGGACTCAGTCTCTTGGTGCTACTTTGTTCGGTTCTACGCCTCCTGTTCCTGATAGCATCTTGGCTCAAGCGTTTCAGACGTCTCCGGGGACTGTTAAACACATCAAGACCAAGTTCCAGCCCAAGAAGTGA
- the LOC106397902 gene encoding calcium uniporter protein 6, mitochondrial isoform X1, with protein sequence MSSDLQNRFVKKMWSMGLIRRMAMSAAIRASSQRTSMLGGGGLRSFTVKTSTENEEEMKKDKEITMAEAKKLMRLVNVEDMRKKLVGMSERDVVPYSALVEASQGMGLARSPDEAHVFARVLDDAGVVLIFRDKVYLHPDKVVDLIRRAMPMDETPEEDQIKEEFNKLRNMKEEIDVLAHRQVRRILWGGLATAIVQIGLFVRLTFWEFSWDVMEPITFFATATSIIVGYAYFLITSRDPTYQDFMKRLFLSRQRKLLKSQHFDVERFKELGRMCKTTPSSSCHAAATIRNRVGLELDLEDSLQSRKD encoded by the exons ATG AGCTCAGATCTTCAAAACCGGTTCGTTAAAAAAATGTGGTCAATGGGTTTGATAAGACGTATGGCAATGTCCGCCGCGATCAGAGCTTCTTCACAGAGGACGTCGATGCTTGGCGGCGGTGGATTAAGAAGCTTCACCGTCAAAACTTCGACGGAGAACGAGGAGGAAATGAAGAAGGATAAGGAGATCACTATGGCGGAGGCCAAGAAGCTAATGAGGTTGGTGAACGTTGAAGACATGAGGAAAAAGCTTGTCGGCATGTCTGAAAGAGACGTCGTTCCTTACAGTGCGCTTGTAGAAGCTTCTCAGGGAATGGGTCTCGCTAGATCTCCCGACGAAGCTCACGTCTTTGCTCGCGTTCTTGACGATGCCGGAGTCGTCTTGATCTTCCGCGACAAAGTCTATCTTCATCCCGACAAG gtgGTGGATCTGATCAGACGAGCGATGCCTATGGATGAAACTCCAGAGGAGGATCAGATCAAGGAAGAGTTCAACAAGCTGAGGAACATGAAGGAAGAGATCGACGTGTTAGCTCACAGACAAGTGAGGAGGATTCTTTGGGGCGGTCTGGCTACTGCGATAGTTCAGATTGGTCTCTTCGTTAGACTAACTTTCTGGGAGTTCTCGTGGGATGTGATGGAGCCAATCACGTTCTTTGCGACAGCGACTAGTATCATCGTGGGATACGCTTACTTCTTGATAACTTCGAGAGATCCGACTTATCAGGATTTCATGAAGAGACTCTTCCTCTCGAGGCAGAGGAAGCTGTTGAAAAGTCAACACTTTGATGTGGAGAGGTTTAAGGAACTGGGGAGGATGTGCAAAACGACGCCGTCCTCGTCTTGTCACGCGGCTGCGACTATAAGGAACCGTGTTGGGTTAGAACTCGATCTGGAGGATTCACTGCAGAGTCGCAAAGACTga
- the LOC106399850 gene encoding transmembrane emp24 domain-containing protein p24delta3-like, whose amino-acid sequence MNKQKNDREQRSATTTIRGSMNTMGKSVSSMKMAAKKMQHGLLTALLLLIIVPVGEGVWLDVPTTGTKCVSEEIQSNVVVLADYIIISEDDSLLPTISVKVTSPYGKNLHHMENVTVGEFAFTTQESGNYMACFTADTKSHGNKNVSISVDWKTGIAAKDWKNIAKKEKIEGVELEIRKLEASVEAIHENLVYIRNKEADMRTVSEKTNSRVAWFSTMSMGICIAVSGIQVVYLKQYFQKKKLI is encoded by the exons atgaacaAACAGAAAAACGACCGAGAGCAAAGATCGGCCACGACCACAATACGCGGATCGATGAATACAATGGGAAAATCTGTAAGCTCTATGAAGATGGCTGCTAAGAAGATGCAACACGGCCTCCTAACGGCGCTCCTTCTGTTAATTATAGTTCCTGTCGGTGAGGGGGTTTGGCTAGACGTGCCTACCACGGGAACAAAGTGTGTGTCTGAAGAAATCCAGAGCAATGTAGTCGTCTTAGCCGATTATATCATTATCTCCGAAGATGATTCTTTATTACCCACTATATCCGTCAAG GTGACGTCCCCATACGGCAAGAACCTGCACCACATGGAAAACGTGACGGTTGGGGAATTTGCATTTACAACGCAAGAATCAGGGAACTACATGGCGTGCTTTACGGCAGATACAAAGAGTCACGGAAACAAAAACGTTAGCATCAGCGTtgactggaaaactggaatcgcTGCTAAGGATTGGAAAAATATTGCTAAGAAAGAGAAGATCGAG GGAGTGGAGCTGGAGATACGGAAACTTGAAGCCTCAGTGGAAGCCATCCATGAAAATCTAGTCTACATAAGAaacaa AGAAGCAGATATGAGGACAGTGAGTGAGAAAACGAACTCGAGAGTAGCTTGGTTCAGTACAATGTCGATGGGTATTTGCATTGCTGTCTCTGGTATACAAGTAGTCTACTTGAAGCAATActttcagaagaagaagcttatCTAA
- the LOC106397902 gene encoding calcium uniporter protein 6, mitochondrial isoform X2: MWSMGLIRRMAMSAAIRASSQRTSMLGGGGLRSFTVKTSTENEEEMKKDKEITMAEAKKLMRLVNVEDMRKKLVGMSERDVVPYSALVEASQGMGLARSPDEAHVFARVLDDAGVVLIFRDKVYLHPDKVVDLIRRAMPMDETPEEDQIKEEFNKLRNMKEEIDVLAHRQVRRILWGGLATAIVQIGLFVRLTFWEFSWDVMEPITFFATATSIIVGYAYFLITSRDPTYQDFMKRLFLSRQRKLLKSQHFDVERFKELGRMCKTTPSSSCHAAATIRNRVGLELDLEDSLQSRKD; this comes from the exons ATGTGGTCAATGGGTTTGATAAGACGTATGGCAATGTCCGCCGCGATCAGAGCTTCTTCACAGAGGACGTCGATGCTTGGCGGCGGTGGATTAAGAAGCTTCACCGTCAAAACTTCGACGGAGAACGAGGAGGAAATGAAGAAGGATAAGGAGATCACTATGGCGGAGGCCAAGAAGCTAATGAGGTTGGTGAACGTTGAAGACATGAGGAAAAAGCTTGTCGGCATGTCTGAAAGAGACGTCGTTCCTTACAGTGCGCTTGTAGAAGCTTCTCAGGGAATGGGTCTCGCTAGATCTCCCGACGAAGCTCACGTCTTTGCTCGCGTTCTTGACGATGCCGGAGTCGTCTTGATCTTCCGCGACAAAGTCTATCTTCATCCCGACAAG gtgGTGGATCTGATCAGACGAGCGATGCCTATGGATGAAACTCCAGAGGAGGATCAGATCAAGGAAGAGTTCAACAAGCTGAGGAACATGAAGGAAGAGATCGACGTGTTAGCTCACAGACAAGTGAGGAGGATTCTTTGGGGCGGTCTGGCTACTGCGATAGTTCAGATTGGTCTCTTCGTTAGACTAACTTTCTGGGAGTTCTCGTGGGATGTGATGGAGCCAATCACGTTCTTTGCGACAGCGACTAGTATCATCGTGGGATACGCTTACTTCTTGATAACTTCGAGAGATCCGACTTATCAGGATTTCATGAAGAGACTCTTCCTCTCGAGGCAGAGGAAGCTGTTGAAAAGTCAACACTTTGATGTGGAGAGGTTTAAGGAACTGGGGAGGATGTGCAAAACGACGCCGTCCTCGTCTTGTCACGCGGCTGCGACTATAAGGAACCGTGTTGGGTTAGAACTCGATCTGGAGGATTCACTGCAGAGTCGCAAAGACTga